One region of Flavobacterium sp. GSB-24 genomic DNA includes:
- a CDS encoding proline dehydrogenase family protein — MEKIFDNTQVAFSLKSDTELDRAYFLFKMIDSEPLVRIGTAVTNFAIKAHLPVEGLIRATVFDHFCGGVNENDCLTVVDKMFTKGVSSVLDYSVEGKEEEEQFDAALEMTLKTIEFAKERLAIPFAVFKPTGLGRFELYEKLGEKQTLTPAEQEEWNRVVSRFDQVCSEAHKKDVALLIDGEESWMQDAADDLVTDMMRKYNKEKAIVFNTLQMYRWDRLDYLKKLHDIAKVEGFYIGMKLVRGAYMEKENKRAEEKGYVSPICVSKQATDDNYDAAVNYMLDHLDTMAIFAGTHNELSSYKLMEMMAQKGIAKNDNRIWFGQLYGMSDNISYNLAENGYNVAKYLPFGPVKDVMPYLIRRAEENTSVAGQTSRELSMIKAERKRRKGK, encoded by the coding sequence ATGGAAAAAATATTCGATAACACTCAAGTTGCTTTTTCACTTAAAAGTGATACCGAACTTGATAGGGCTTATTTTCTTTTTAAAATGATTGACAGCGAGCCTTTAGTACGTATAGGAACGGCTGTTACTAATTTTGCAATCAAAGCACATCTTCCTGTTGAAGGACTGATTCGTGCAACTGTTTTTGATCATTTTTGTGGTGGTGTAAACGAAAATGACTGCTTAACTGTAGTTGATAAAATGTTTACCAAAGGTGTTTCTTCTGTATTAGATTATTCAGTTGAAGGAAAAGAAGAAGAGGAGCAGTTTGATGCAGCTTTGGAAATGACCTTAAAAACTATTGAATTTGCAAAAGAACGTTTAGCGATTCCGTTTGCAGTATTTAAACCAACTGGTTTAGGACGTTTTGAATTGTATGAGAAATTAGGCGAAAAACAAACTTTAACTCCAGCAGAACAAGAGGAGTGGAATAGAGTAGTTTCTCGTTTTGACCAAGTTTGCAGCGAAGCTCATAAAAAAGATGTAGCGCTATTGATTGATGGTGAAGAAAGCTGGATGCAGGATGCTGCAGATGATTTAGTTACTGATATGATGCGTAAATACAATAAAGAAAAAGCTATTGTATTCAACACTTTACAAATGTACCGTTGGGATCGTTTGGATTACTTGAAAAAACTTCATGATATTGCTAAAGTTGAAGGTTTCTATATCGGAATGAAGTTAGTTCGCGGCGCGTACATGGAAAAAGAAAACAAGCGTGCTGAAGAAAAAGGATATGTTTCGCCAATTTGTGTTTCTAAACAAGCTACAGATGATAATTATGATGCTGCTGTAAATTACATGTTAGATCACCTAGATACTATGGCTATTTTTGCAGGAACACATAATGAATTGAGCTCATACAAGTTAATGGAAATGATGGCTCAAAAAGGAATTGCAAAAAATGATAATAGAATCTGGTTTGGGCAATTATACGGCATGAGCGATAATATTAGCTACAACTTAGCTGAAAACGGTTATAATGTAGCAAAATATCTACCTTTTGGACCTGTTAAAGATGTTATGCCATACTTAATTCGTCGTGCAGAAGAAAATACTTCTGTTGCTGGACAAACGAGCCGTGAGTTATCTATGATTAAAGCAGAACGTAAACGTAGAAAGGGGAAATAA
- the aroB gene encoding 3-dehydroquinate synthase, whose product MQSIQANNYFVHFNQNAYEALNKHLRDNKYSNIFIIVDDQTNEHCLHKFIPLLETDLTIEIIEFEAGEANKNIETCIEIWNILTELGGDRKSLVINLGGGVVTDLGGFVASTFKRGVDFINIPTTLLSMVDASVGGKTGVDLGNLKNQIGVINVPQMVLIDTQYLETLPQSEMRSGLAEMLKHGLIFDAPYWRQFSDLKSIIFDDLDELIYRSVEIKNEIVIQDPTEKNIRKALNFGHTLGHAIESYFLESDTKTTLLHGEAIAVGMILESYISLHKNLISKEEYREIKTVIKGIYDDVIFEENDIDPILELLIHDKKNEYGAIQFALIEGIGKIKINQSVENKLILDAFQDYKS is encoded by the coding sequence ATGCAATCTATTCAAGCCAATAATTATTTCGTGCATTTTAACCAAAATGCATACGAAGCTTTAAATAAACATTTAAGAGACAATAAATACTCTAACATATTTATAATTGTTGATGATCAAACCAATGAACATTGTCTGCATAAATTTATTCCCCTTCTTGAAACAGATTTAACAATCGAAATAATCGAATTTGAAGCGGGTGAAGCCAATAAAAATATAGAAACTTGTATTGAAATCTGGAATATTTTAACCGAACTTGGAGGTGATAGAAAATCACTTGTAATTAATCTAGGAGGTGGTGTTGTAACAGATTTAGGCGGCTTTGTTGCGTCTACTTTCAAAAGAGGCGTAGATTTTATAAATATCCCTACTACTTTATTATCTATGGTTGATGCTTCTGTTGGAGGAAAAACAGGTGTTGACTTAGGAAATCTTAAAAACCAAATCGGTGTAATTAATGTACCGCAGATGGTTTTAATTGATACACAATACCTTGAAACTTTACCGCAAAGCGAAATGCGTTCTGGTTTGGCTGAAATGCTAAAACACGGTTTGATTTTCGATGCACCTTATTGGAGACAGTTCTCAGACTTAAAATCAATTATTTTTGATGATCTGGACGAATTAATTTACCGTTCAGTAGAAATCAAAAATGAAATCGTAATTCAGGATCCAACAGAGAAAAACATTCGTAAAGCCTTAAATTTTGGACATACTTTAGGACACGCAATAGAAAGCTATTTTTTAGAAAGCGATACTAAAACTACTTTACTGCACGGAGAAGCTATAGCTGTTGGAATGATCTTGGAAAGTTATATTTCACTGCATAAAAATTTAATTTCAAAAGAAGAATACAGAGAAATCAAAACGGTAATTAAAGGCATTTATGATGATGTAATTTTTGAAGAAAATGACATTGATCCGATCTTAGAATTACTGATTCATGACAAAAAAAATGAATACGGCGCAATTCAATTTGCATTGATTGAAGGAATCGGAAAAATAAAAATTAACCAATCCGTTGAAAATAAATTAATTCTAGACGCGTTTCAAGATTATAAATCTTAA
- a CDS encoding arginine decarboxylase: MNTKYSDLINQTYYFPQEEFKLNKDNLLFHNIDLMKLVEQYGTPLKFTYLPQISENINKAKAWFRKSMEKNKYEAKYYYCYCTKSSHFEYIMNEAFKNNIHIETSSAFDVNIVENLLENGKINKSTYVICNGFKRDEYISNIARLINNGHKNTIPIIDNYEELDLLQTEIKGKFKIGIRIAAEEEPKFEFYTSRLGIGYKNIVSFYKKQIQENDKLELKMLHFFINTGINDTSYYWNELVKCIKVYIALKKECPTLDGLNIGGGFPIKNSLAFEYDYQYMIDEIINQIKIACDEAEVDVPNIFTEFGSFTVGESGGAIYQILYQKQQNDREKWNMIDSSFITTLPDTWAINKRFIMLAVNRWNDTYERVLLGGLTCDSDDYYNSEQNMNAIYLPKYNKEKPLYIGFFNTGAYQETIGGYGGLHHCLIPQPKHILIDRDENGILATEVFSEQQTSDDVLKILGYKKKL; encoded by the coding sequence ATGAATACAAAATATTCTGATCTAATAAATCAAACATACTATTTTCCACAAGAGGAATTTAAACTAAACAAAGACAACCTTTTATTTCACAATATCGATTTGATGAAATTGGTTGAACAATATGGTACGCCATTAAAGTTTACTTACCTTCCTCAAATTTCTGAAAATATCAATAAGGCAAAAGCCTGGTTCAGAAAGTCGATGGAAAAAAATAAGTACGAAGCAAAATATTACTATTGTTATTGTACAAAAAGCTCTCATTTTGAATATATTATGAATGAAGCTTTCAAGAATAACATTCACATCGAGACATCGTCTGCATTTGATGTAAATATTGTTGAAAATTTATTAGAAAACGGAAAAATCAACAAAAGTACTTATGTAATTTGTAATGGTTTTAAGAGAGACGAATACATTTCTAACATTGCTAGATTAATCAATAACGGACATAAAAATACTATTCCAATTATTGATAATTATGAAGAATTAGATTTGCTTCAGACAGAAATTAAAGGGAAATTCAAAATTGGAATCCGTATTGCTGCTGAGGAAGAACCTAAGTTCGAGTTTTATACTTCAAGACTAGGAATTGGTTACAAAAACATAGTTTCGTTTTATAAAAAACAAATTCAGGAGAATGATAAATTAGAGCTTAAAATGCTTCACTTTTTTATCAATACTGGAATTAACGATACGTCATATTATTGGAATGAGCTTGTAAAATGTATTAAAGTATACATTGCTCTTAAAAAGGAATGCCCTACCCTAGATGGATTAAACATCGGCGGTGGTTTCCCAATTAAGAATTCGCTTGCTTTTGAATATGATTATCAATATATGATTGATGAAATTATCAATCAAATTAAAATTGCTTGTGATGAAGCTGAAGTTGATGTTCCAAATATTTTTACGGAATTTGGATCATTTACTGTAGGCGAAAGCGGTGGTGCAATCTATCAGATTTTGTATCAAAAACAACAAAATGATAGAGAAAAATGGAATATGATCGACTCATCTTTCATTACCACTTTACCAGATACTTGGGCTATAAACAAACGTTTTATCATGCTGGCGGTAAACCGCTGGAATGATACTTACGAGCGGGTTCTGTTAGGAGGTCTGACTTGTGATAGTGACGACTATTACAATTCTGAGCAAAACATGAACGCAATTTATCTTCCTAAGTACAATAAAGAAAAACCATTATATATTGGTTTCTTTAATACTGGCGCTTATCAAGAAACAATTGGAGGATATGGTGGTCTTCACCACTGTTTGATTCCGCAGCCGAAACATATTTTGATAGATCGTGATGAAAACGGTATTCTGGCAACAGAAGTTTTTTCAGAACAACAGACTTCAGACGATGTATTGAAGATTTTAGGCTACAAAAAAAAGTTATAA
- a CDS encoding deoxyhypusine synthase family protein translates to MKGPISQFIEKHYLHFNSASLVDAAKAYEQQLADGAKMLVSMAGAMSTAEIGKIFAEVIRQDKVHIISCTGANLEEDIMNLVAHSHYERVPNYRDLTPEDEWALLERGLNRVTDTCIPEHEAFRRLQKHIYKIWKDADDKGERYFPHEFMYKMLLSGVLEEYYEIDLKDSWMYAAAEKNLPIIVPGWEDSTMGNIFASYVIKGDLKASTMKSGIEYMTFLADWYSKNSSNGIGFFQIGGGIAGDFPICVVPMLYQDMEMHDVPFWSYFCQISDSTTSYGSYSGAVPNEKITWGKLDIKTPKFIIESDATIVAPLIFAYLLDL, encoded by the coding sequence ATGAAAGGACCAATCAGTCAGTTTATTGAAAAACATTATTTGCATTTTAATTCTGCTTCATTAGTAGATGCTGCAAAAGCATACGAGCAGCAATTAGCAGATGGTGCAAAGATGCTTGTGAGTATGGCTGGCGCAATGAGTACAGCAGAAATTGGTAAAATTTTTGCAGAAGTAATCAGACAAGACAAAGTACATATCATTTCATGTACCGGTGCAAATCTAGAAGAAGATATCATGAATTTAGTTGCTCATTCTCATTATGAAAGAGTACCAAATTACCGTGATCTTACACCAGAAGACGAATGGGCTTTGCTAGAAAGAGGATTAAATCGTGTTACAGACACTTGTATTCCTGAGCATGAAGCTTTCCGTCGTTTACAAAAACACATTTACAAAATTTGGAAAGATGCAGATGATAAAGGAGAACGTTATTTTCCGCATGAATTCATGTATAAAATGTTGTTATCTGGCGTTTTAGAAGAATATTACGAAATTGATTTAAAAGATAGCTGGATGTATGCAGCTGCAGAGAAAAACTTACCTATTATCGTACCAGGATGGGAAGATAGTACTATGGGTAACATCTTTGCTTCATACGTAATTAAAGGAGATTTGAAAGCATCTACCATGAAATCTGGAATCGAATACATGACTTTCTTAGCAGATTGGTATTCTAAAAACAGCTCTAACGGAATCGGATTCTTCCAAATTGGTGGTGGTATTGCTGGTGACTTCCCTATTTGTGTGGTGCCAATGCTTTATCAAGATATGGAAATGCATGATGTTCCATTCTGGAGCTATTTCTGCCAGATTTCAGATTCAACAACTAGTTATGGTTCTTATTCTGGAGCGGTTCCAAATGAAAAAATCACTTGGGGTAAGTTAGATATCAAAACCCCTAAATTTATTATTGAATCGGATGCTACAATTGTTGCTCCGTTAATTTTCGCATATTTATTAGATTTATAA
- a CDS encoding DNA primase, which translates to MKRVIVDYAKLTNEILNLLVEKFPDGYDDSDVIRFRNAKNELVEAVEVRTEDTIYLVKISTKLADRIENYDEDDDIDVDVDTIVPVKGMDLDDDIDDDDEDDNQDKPDVDGGDDDDEDDDDKADTDYDEEDEEDED; encoded by the coding sequence ATGAAAAGAGTTATAGTAGACTACGCTAAACTTACCAATGAAATTTTGAACCTTTTGGTTGAAAAATTTCCTGATGGTTATGATGATTCGGATGTAATCCGTTTTAGAAATGCTAAAAACGAATTGGTTGAAGCTGTAGAAGTTCGTACAGAAGATACCATTTATTTAGTAAAAATTAGTACTAAACTTGCTGATAGAATTGAAAACTACGATGAAGATGATGATATTGATGTTGATGTAGATACAATCGTTCCAGTTAAAGGAATGGATCTTGATGATGATATTGACGATGACGATGAAGATGATAATCAAGACAAACCTGATGTAGACGGCGGGGACGACGACGATGAAGATGATGATGACAAAGCAGATACTGATTATGACGAAGAGGATGAAGAAGATGAAGATTAA
- the recQ gene encoding DNA helicase RecQ, translating into MTSEILHTALKENFGFEKFRPNQETIINTILSGQDALAIMPTGGGKSICFQLPALILPGITIVISPLIALMKDQVDSLKTNGISACYINSSQSAQEQQYYIDNLKSNTFKLVYIAPESLSYLEVAFNELNISLIAIDEAHCISSWGHDFRPAYTNLGYLKSRFPSTPVLALTATADKATRTDITKQLNLVRPKTFIASFDRKNLSLEVRPALDRVKQIIDFIENKPNESGIIYCLSRKTTEELAEKLKKSGITAKAYHAGLDNETRAKTQDQFINDDCQVVCATIAFGMGIDKSNVRWVIHYNLPKNIEGYYQEIGRAGRDGLPAETVLFESYADVIQLQKFASDGLNADIQLAKLDRMKQYADAVSCRRKILLSYFGELVTENCGNCDICKNPPTFFDGTVLAQKALSAITRLKESEPLAVIVDFLRGSRNAYIYEKNYQTLKTYGIGDDISWYDWNQYLIQLINLGYCEIAFHQHNKILLTPFAKKVLFEGEKVKLTTVVKKVIDKSEIKETKTKIAKNSLFETLRKLRYEIAKEEEVPAYVIFSDASLRQMEILRPMTDEDFLAVEGVGKAKLEKYGSEFIKAIIEFYKNKSVVKKDKKESTYAKTLELFQKGLSVEEIAGQRNLGETTIISHLAKLYVDGNDLDLSQFVSEDEILKIEKAQIELEKPEALRPYYEYFEEKMSYDKIRFGLAFLERKNQIV; encoded by the coding sequence ATGACTTCAGAAATATTACATACTGCATTAAAAGAGAATTTTGGTTTTGAAAAATTCAGACCCAATCAAGAAACTATTATAAATACCATTTTATCTGGACAAGATGCTTTGGCCATTATGCCTACAGGAGGCGGTAAATCAATATGTTTTCAGCTTCCTGCCTTAATTTTACCAGGAATTACAATTGTAATTTCCCCTCTAATTGCATTAATGAAAGATCAGGTTGATAGTTTGAAAACAAACGGAATTTCAGCTTGTTATATAAACAGTTCACAATCTGCACAAGAACAGCAATATTATATAGACAATTTAAAATCTAATACTTTTAAATTAGTTTACATTGCTCCCGAAAGTCTCTCTTATTTAGAAGTTGCTTTCAATGAGTTAAATATCAGCTTAATAGCTATTGATGAAGCACATTGTATTTCCTCTTGGGGTCATGATTTTAGACCGGCTTATACAAATTTAGGATATTTAAAAAGCCGCTTCCCTTCTACTCCTGTTTTAGCATTGACTGCTACTGCAGATAAAGCAACTCGTACAGATATTACAAAGCAGTTAAATTTAGTAAGGCCAAAAACTTTTATAGCTTCTTTTGATCGTAAAAATTTGAGTTTAGAGGTTCGTCCAGCATTAGATCGTGTCAAACAAATTATCGATTTTATTGAAAATAAACCCAACGAATCTGGAATTATCTATTGCTTAAGCCGCAAGACCACAGAAGAATTAGCAGAAAAATTAAAGAAAAGCGGTATTACGGCAAAAGCATATCATGCTGGTTTGGATAATGAAACGAGAGCCAAAACGCAGGATCAGTTCATAAACGACGATTGTCAGGTAGTGTGCGCGACTATTGCATTCGGGATGGGAATTGATAAATCGAATGTTCGATGGGTAATTCATTACAATCTCCCAAAAAACATTGAAGGTTATTATCAAGAAATTGGTCGTGCGGGCCGCGATGGTCTTCCGGCAGAAACTGTTTTATTCGAAAGTTATGCAGATGTAATTCAACTTCAAAAATTTGCTTCAGACGGACTTAACGCTGATATTCAGTTGGCTAAATTAGATCGTATGAAACAATATGCTGATGCTGTAAGCTGCCGAAGAAAAATACTGCTTTCTTATTTTGGTGAATTGGTAACTGAAAATTGCGGCAATTGCGATATCTGCAAAAATCCGCCAACTTTCTTTGATGGAACCGTTTTAGCGCAAAAAGCTTTATCTGCAATTACCCGTTTGAAGGAATCTGAGCCTTTAGCCGTAATTGTAGATTTTTTAAGAGGCTCGAGAAACGCGTATATCTACGAAAAAAATTATCAAACGCTTAAAACGTACGGAATTGGCGATGACATTTCTTGGTACGACTGGAATCAGTATTTAATACAGCTTATTAATTTGGGATATTGCGAAATTGCTTTTCATCAACACAATAAAATACTCCTTACTCCTTTTGCAAAGAAAGTTTTGTTTGAAGGCGAAAAAGTAAAATTGACAACTGTTGTTAAAAAAGTTATCGATAAATCTGAAATTAAAGAAACGAAAACAAAGATTGCTAAGAATTCTCTTTTTGAAACACTTCGAAAATTACGCTATGAAATTGCAAAGGAAGAAGAAGTTCCCGCATATGTAATCTTTAGTGATGCTTCTTTAAGACAAATGGAAATTTTAAGACCAATGACAGACGAAGATTTTCTTGCTGTTGAAGGTGTCGGTAAAGCTAAACTCGAAAAGTATGGTTCAGAATTTATTAAGGCGATTATTGAATTTTACAAGAATAAATCTGTTGTCAAAAAAGATAAAAAAGAAAGCACTTATGCTAAAACATTAGAACTATTTCAAAAAGGACTTTCTGTAGAAGAAATTGCCGGTCAACGGAATTTAGGAGAAACAACTATAATTTCTCATTTAGCTAAATTATATGTTGATGGAAATGATTTAGATTTGAGTCAATTTGTTTCAGAAGACGAAATCTTAAAAATTGAAAAAGCTCAAATAGAACTAGAAAAACCTGAGGCATTGAGACCATACTACGAATATTTTGAAGAAAAAATGTCTTATGATAAAATTCGTTTTGGATTGGCTTTTTTAGAAAGGAAAAATCAAATCGTATAA
- a CDS encoding DinB family protein, whose translation MKVSDILENEYAGHFGTYIKQAGDGILIEELEISLHEFIRFVQNIPMDKFDYRYAPGKWTIKDIIQHVMDTERIFAYRALRFSRNDKTPLPSFEEDDYANNTNSNSRSIQDLLTEFSALRHSTLLFYKSLSEEQLKRIGIASGNQISVRALGFVMIGHQKHHQKVFEERYL comes from the coding sequence ATGAAAGTAAGCGATATATTAGAAAATGAGTATGCAGGACATTTTGGTACTTATATCAAACAAGCCGGCGATGGAATATTGATAGAAGAGTTAGAAATTTCTCTTCACGAATTTATCAGGTTTGTTCAAAATATTCCGATGGATAAATTTGATTATCGTTACGCTCCAGGCAAATGGACTATTAAAGATATTATCCAGCATGTTATGGATACTGAGCGTATTTTTGCTTATCGTGCATTGCGATTTTCAAGAAATGATAAAACGCCTCTTCCTAGTTTTGAAGAAGATGATTATGCCAATAACACCAATTCAAATAGTCGAAGCATACAAGATTTATTGACAGAATTTTCAGCTCTAAGACATTCAACTTTATTGTTTTACAAAAGCTTATCTGAAGAACAACTTAAAAGAATTGGGATAGCTTCTGGCAATCAAATTTCAGTTCGGGCTTTAGGTTTTGTTATGATTGGACATCAAAAACATCATCAAAAAGTTTTTGAAGAAAGATATTTGTAA
- a CDS encoding phosphoenolpyruvate carboxylase has protein sequence MYTLPKIERFNQDVLSKYHIYNSVFITLPFDSIDNTGVLLPLFTETCETGFKKQETPKEIFDFFSSKFLNNASETEKIDLMFRFIQYIERQIVLFDAIEDAAFPEVNNMEGRGSLRDIKEKSDAKEKDDELIEFLESFNVRTVLTAHPTQFYPGPVLGIINDLTEAIRQNDLLQIKQLLAQLGKTPFIQNEKPNPYDEAVSLIWYLENVFYATAGEIVHYLQKNIKEGEPIHNQLIKLGFWPGGDRDGNPFVTTEITLKVADRLRTSILKCYYVEMRNLKRKLTFSGVDTLVAELEHKLYRSVFYSKGEIFITLEELLTQLNTIRTIIIEKHQSLYLDELEAFLVKINLFGFHFATLDIRQNSKIHNAVFKDVVNYYLNSGSTIFPNNYFELTEDQKIDVLSKIKGNLNPSDFEDEITRSTLESVQAIKTIQVNNGEEGANRYIISNNESALNVMETFAMIRLNNWENPTVDIIPLFESVDDLQNAHSIMEQLYTNAEYSKHLKSRGNKQTIMLGFSDGTKDGGYLMANWSIYQAKIALTEISRKYGIKVIFFDGRGGPPARGGGKTHKFYASLGPKIENNEIQITVQGQTISSNFGTLDSCRYNIENLLSAGVTNQVFSKGKNELTAEETEILTQLANLGYDKYLSFKNHPKFIPYLEKMSTLKYYSKTNIGSRPSKRSKSESLDFADLRAIPFVGSWSQLKQNVPGFFGVGSALKHFEESGQWDKVSDLYHNSLFFKTLLENSMMSLAKSFLPLTAYMRKDPEFGEFWQIIYDEFSETKRLLLKIADHKTLMENYPDGIASIQIRERIVLPLLTIQQYALLRINELNKEESPNEELIKVYEKVVTRSLFGNTNASRNSA, from the coding sequence ATGTATACGTTGCCAAAAATTGAACGTTTTAATCAAGACGTTCTCTCAAAATACCACATCTATAATAGTGTTTTTATAACATTACCATTCGATTCTATAGATAATACGGGAGTTTTACTTCCTTTATTTACAGAGACTTGCGAAACGGGTTTTAAAAAACAGGAAACACCAAAAGAAATTTTTGATTTTTTCTCTAGTAAATTTTTGAACAACGCTTCAGAAACTGAGAAAATCGATTTAATGTTTCGATTTATCCAATACATAGAGCGTCAAATTGTATTATTTGATGCTATTGAAGACGCAGCTTTTCCTGAGGTTAACAATATGGAAGGACGTGGATCTTTGCGTGATATTAAAGAAAAATCAGATGCAAAGGAAAAAGATGACGAACTAATTGAATTTTTAGAAAGCTTTAATGTTCGTACTGTTTTAACAGCGCATCCAACTCAATTTTATCCTGGACCAGTTTTAGGAATTATAAACGATTTGACAGAAGCAATTCGTCAAAATGACTTGTTACAGATCAAACAATTATTAGCTCAATTAGGAAAAACACCATTTATTCAAAACGAAAAACCAAATCCGTATGATGAAGCGGTAAGTTTGATATGGTATTTAGAAAATGTGTTTTATGCCACAGCTGGTGAAATTGTACATTATCTACAAAAAAATATTAAAGAAGGCGAGCCAATTCATAACCAATTAATAAAACTTGGTTTCTGGCCAGGAGGTGACCGTGACGGAAATCCTTTTGTTACAACAGAGATTACGCTTAAAGTTGCAGATCGTTTGCGTACTTCAATTTTAAAGTGTTATTATGTTGAAATGAGAAATTTAAAACGTAAGTTAACTTTCTCTGGTGTAGACACTTTGGTAGCTGAACTTGAACATAAGCTTTACCGTTCTGTGTTCTATTCTAAAGGTGAAATTTTCATCACTTTAGAAGAATTATTGACGCAGTTAAATACTATTAGAACTATAATTATTGAAAAACATCAGTCATTATATTTAGATGAATTAGAAGCGTTTTTAGTTAAAATCAATTTGTTTGGTTTCCATTTTGCAACTTTAGATATTCGTCAAAATAGTAAAATTCATAACGCAGTATTTAAGGATGTCGTGAATTATTACTTGAATTCTGGTTCTACTATTTTTCCAAATAATTATTTTGAATTAACTGAGGACCAAAAAATTGATGTTTTATCTAAAATCAAAGGCAATTTAAATCCGAGTGATTTTGAAGATGAAATTACAAGATCTACTTTAGAATCTGTTCAGGCCATTAAAACTATTCAAGTCAACAATGGTGAAGAAGGTGCTAATCGTTACATTATTAGTAATAATGAAAGTGCATTGAACGTAATGGAAACTTTCGCAATGATTCGCTTGAACAATTGGGAAAATCCTACGGTTGATATTATTCCGCTTTTTGAATCTGTTGATGATTTGCAAAACGCTCATTCAATAATGGAGCAGTTATATACAAATGCTGAATATTCTAAACATTTAAAATCTAGAGGAAATAAACAAACTATAATGCTTGGTTTCTCTGACGGAACGAAAGATGGCGGTTATTTAATGGCTAACTGGAGTATTTATCAAGCTAAAATTGCCTTGACTGAAATTTCTAGAAAATACGGCATTAAAGTTATTTTCTTTGATGGACGCGGGGGGCCTCCAGCGCGTGGTGGTGGAAAAACTCATAAATTCTATGCTTCTCTAGGTCCAAAGATTGAAAATAACGAAATTCAAATTACAGTTCAAGGTCAAACAATTAGTTCTAATTTCGGAACTCTTGATTCTTGTCGTTATAATATTGAGAATTTATTAAGTGCCGGCGTTACAAATCAGGTTTTCAGTAAAGGAAAAAATGAGCTTACAGCTGAAGAAACTGAAATTTTGACCCAGTTAGCTAATTTAGGATATGATAAATATTTAAGCTTTAAGAATCATCCAAAGTTTATTCCTTATTTGGAAAAAATGAGTACGTTGAAATACTATTCTAAAACTAATATTGGCAGCCGCCCATCTAAAAGAAGTAAATCAGAATCGTTAGATTTTGCTGATCTAAGAGCAATTCCATTTGTTGGATCTTGGAGTCAATTGAAACAAAACGTTCCTGGATTCTTTGGTGTTGGTTCAGCTTTAAAACATTTTGAAGAGAGCGGACAGTGGGACAAAGTAAGTGATTTGTACCATAATTCATTATTTTTCAAAACCTTACTTGAAAACAGTATGATGTCATTGGCAAAATCATTTTTACCATTAACAGCCTATATGAGAAAAGATCCTGAGTTTGGTGAATTCTGGCAGATTATTTATGATGAATTCTCAGAAACAAAAAGACTTTTATTGAAAATTGCTGATCATAAAACATTGATGGAAAATTATCCTGACGGTATAGCTTCTATTCAAATAAGAGAGCGTATTGTATTGCCATTATTAACAATTCAACAGTATGCTTTACTCAGAATCAATGAGTTAAATAAAGAAGAGTCACCAAATGAAGAGTTGATTAAAGTTTACGAGAAAGTTGTAACAAGATCTCTTTTCGGAAACACTAATGCAAGCAGAAACTCAGCTTAA
- a CDS encoding winged helix-turn-helix transcriptional regulator, giving the protein MSKFRLDEVDHQILDMLIDNTRVPFTDIAKKLLISAGTVHVRVKKMEDAGIIMGSSLALDYDKLGYSFIAYVGVFLNNTSQTKFVLERINQIPFVTVASVTTGKFNIFCKIRAKDTKHAKEVIFMIDDIDGVYRTETMISLEESINDKKRLMHTIFKNM; this is encoded by the coding sequence ATGAGTAAATTTCGTTTAGATGAAGTAGATCACCAGATTTTAGATATGTTAATAGACAATACGAGAGTTCCGTTTACTGACATTGCAAAAAAATTATTGATATCTGCTGGAACAGTACATGTTAGAGTAAAAAAGATGGAAGACGCAGGTATAATAATGGGTTCTTCTTTAGCCTTAGATTACGATAAATTAGGGTATTCATTTATTGCTTATGTAGGTGTATTTCTGAATAATACCTCTCAAACAAAATTTGTATTAGAGCGAATTAATCAAATTCCATTCGTTACTGTAGCTTCTGTAACAACTGGGAAATTTAATATTTTTTGCAAAATTAGAGCAAAAGATACTAAACACGCGAAAGAAGTTATCTTTATGATTGACGATATTGACGGTGTTTACAGAACAGAAACAATGATTTCACTAGAGGAAAGTATAAACGATAAGAAGCGTTTGATGCATACTATTTTCAAAAATATGTAA